In Labilibaculum sp. DW002, the genomic window ATATTGCAGTTAGGAAAATGATTGGAGTGGATTTGTTCACAATACCACTTCTAATTTTCTGCGCCAACAAAAAACCATCCATTTGTGGCATTTGAACATCAAGAATAATAAGTGCATATTCTTTTTTTTCAATATCCTGTAAAGCTTTAATAGGCGACTGAATTAACTCCATACCAACCTCTAGCTTACCAAGTAAAGCTCTAAGTAGTTCAAGGTTTTCCGGACGGTCATCAACTATCAATAATTGAGGAGTAAAATCCAATTCCATAGGCTAAAAGGTTGAGTAACATGAACCAAAATAGAAAAAAAATACCCTTGCAGGGCATACCATTTTATTCCATGAGGCTTGTTTAATCAAAATTAAAACTAAACCAATTAATAATCAACCCCTTTATGATTAAAGCCCTTATAAACTACTTAAAAATACTGATATTAACGATCAACTATCCGAAAACGGGTACTAAGATTTTCTGGATGAGTAATTCACAATTGAAGAAATTGCTTGAATTAACTTGGGATATTTGAAGCGAAAGCCTGTATTTAAAAGGCGTTGAGGCAAAACCTTTTGTCCAGAAAGAAATACGTTTGCTCCATTTTTAAATAAAAAGCGAAGAACCGCTGATGGAACCCCAAAAATGGTTGGTCTATTTACTGTATTTCCAAGCTCTTTTGTGTAATCAAAATTTGATGTTAATTGAGGAGCAACGAGATTATAAACTCCAAGTATTTTAGTATTAGATATTGCATAGACATAGGCATTTATCAAATCATCAATATGGATAAAAGGAAAAGCTTGTTTGCCATCACCAAGTTTCCCTCCAAGTCCTATTCGAAATATAGGTAAGCTACGAGCAAGCACTCCCCCATGTCCACTTAGAATAATCCCTAATCTAAAAATAATTGTCCTAACATCTTTTGCCAATTTTTCAATAACAGGCTTCTCCCAATCTAAACACAAATTGCCTAAAAAATCATTTGAATAATGTGTACTCCATTCATCATGAGTGTGAATGGAATCGTATATACCCACAGCAGAAGTTGAAATTACTAGTTTGGGCTTTTTATCCATCAAAGCTATTGCACTTGTAAGATTTCGCGTTGTAAGCACTCGACTATCATAAATCCTTTTCATATTTTTGCTTGTCCAGCGACAAACAATAGAGGCACCTGCAAGATTAATGATCACATCACAATCGCCAATGTATTCCGACAAAGATTGAACTTCACCGTATAAATAAGAACGAGGAATCTTAAGAATATCCGCATGAAACTCCTTCTTTAGCCTTTCACTCAACTGCGAACCAACTAATCCAGAACTTCCAGTTATTCCTATTTTCATATTTCTAAATTTAAACAATAAAACCTGAAAAATCTCCTTCTAAAAATGTTCGCAATTCAGCGGTTGTTATTCTAACTTTAATCTTACCTCCCATTATATAGGAAATATTTCCTGTCTCTTCAGAAACGATTATCACATGAGAATCGGTAGCTTGACTCATGCCGATCGCAGCACGATGTCGTAAGCCTAAACTTCCAGGTATGTTACTACTATCTGTTACTGGTAATATACAACGAGCCGCAACAATTCTATTGTTTGCTATAATTAAAGCACCATCATGCAAAGGAGAATTTTTAAAAAAGATGGACTCTAATAAACTTGATGAGATTCGAGCCTTAAGGATTTGCCCTGTTTCTGCAAAACTAAATAAATCAGTACGTTTAGTGATTACAATTAATGCTCCCGTTTTTGTGTTAGACATGTTCTCGCAAGCTGCAACAATTGATACAACCTCTTCCTCTTTTACACCAACTTCTTCGAAAGAAAACCAATTATCTAAAGTAAATTTTTGACTGATATTATATCTGGAACCAACCAATAATAGAAAGCGTCTAACCTCTTGCTGAAACACAATTAGTAATGCAATTACCCCAACGCCAATAAATTTTCCAAGAATGTTACTTAAGAGTTCCATATTCAAGGCCGTTACAAACAACCAAATCAAATAGAAAAGGAATAGTCCAACAAAAATATTGATAGCCACAGTTCCTCTTGTTAGCATGTAAACCTGATATAGCAGAAAGGCTACCAAAAGAATATCAAGTATATCAAACAGTCCAAGAGTTATAAACGCTGTAGTCATTATTTTCTTTTAAATTCAGTCTTTAACAAAATTACAATTTTATTGGACATTTTTACTTTAATGATGCTTTGATCTTAGTATGCAAGCTTACACACTCAACAGCTTCTTTTACATCGTGCACACGCAGAATGTGCGCTCCACCATCCAAAGCCATCATATTTAAAGCTGTTGTTCCATTCAAGCTTGTTGTAGGATCTCCTCCTAAAAACCTATAAATCATTGACTTTCTGGATAAACCAATCAACAATGGCAAATCTAAATCTTTAAATTCTGGTAGTTTGCCCAATATTTCATAATTGTGATCTAATGTTTTTCCAAAGCCAAAACCAGGATCAAGAATTACATCTTTCACTCCATATTTATTCAATTTTTCAATTCTCACTCGAAAGAAATCAATCATTTCTCGCATTAAATTTTCATAAGTAGGATTGTTTTGCATGGTTTGAGGCGTTCCTTTAATATGCATCATGATGTATGGCACCTGAAGTTCAGCTATGGTAGCAAACATTTGATTATCCATCGTGCCTCCAGATATATCATTAACAATACAAGCTCCAAACTGATTCACTATCTCAGCTGCTATATCAGCTCTAAATGTATCAATTGATAATGTTGCCTCAGGAAACTCTTTACGAATACATTCAACAGCAGGAATCATTCTGGCTAATTCCTCTTTTGGTTGAACCAATACCGCTCCTGGGCGAGTCGAATAAGCACCCAGATCAATAATATCTGCACCTTCTGATACAATTTGTTTGGCACGTTTTAAAATAGAGTCAGTATTAATATATTGTCCTCCATCGAAAAATGAATCTGGCGTTAAATTCAAAATCCCCATAACCAAAGGCTTATCAAAATTAATTAATTTATCACCGCACTTAATGGACAGATTATCGCTGTTAAAAGAATTAGTTTTGTAATTTTGCATAATCAATTTTTTTGAACAAATTCCGCAGCAAAAGTAAAATAAAATACCATGGCTTGGCTGAAATTCTTATTTTTGAGGAGAAATTTCTAAAACAAATTATGAATAAAACAGAACAACAGTACAATACGATTATTAAGATCTGTACAGATATCTTCACTAAAAAAATGCATGATTACGGAACCGCTTGGAGAATTCTTCGTCCAAGTTCCATAACCGATCAAATATACATCAAAGCTCAACGAATCCGAAGTCTTGAAACCAAAGGCGTTAGTAAAATTGAAGATAATATTCGCGACGAATTTATCGGAATTGTGAACTATGCCATAATGGGAATAGTACAATTGGAACTAGGGCCTTCTGAAGAAGAACTTAATTCTGAGAAAGCTTTAGAACTATATCTTAAATATTTTACTGAAGCAAAAGAATTAATGGAAGCCAAAAATCATGATTACGATGAAGCTTGGCGTAGCATGCGAGTTAGTTCGTACACAGACTTAATTCTGATGAAAATTAACAGAACTAAGCAAATTGAAGATTTACAGGGAAAAACATTAATATCTGAAGGAATTGATGCCAATTACTTTGATATGATTAATTATTCTGTTTTTGGTCTTATTAAAATTGAATTCGAAAAC contains:
- a CDS encoding DUF1599 domain-containing protein encodes the protein MNKTEQQYNTIIKICTDIFTKKMHDYGTAWRILRPSSITDQIYIKAQRIRSLETKGVSKIEDNIRDEFIGIVNYAIMGIVQLELGPSEEELNSEKALELYLKYFTEAKELMEAKNHDYDEAWRSMRVSSYTDLILMKINRTKQIEDLQGKTLISEGIDANYFDMINYSVFGLIKIEFENAQ
- a CDS encoding TIGR01777 family oxidoreductase, which encodes MKIGITGSSGLVGSQLSERLKKEFHADILKIPRSYLYGEVQSLSEYIGDCDVIINLAGASIVCRWTSKNMKRIYDSRVLTTRNLTSAIALMDKKPKLVISTSAVGIYDSIHTHDEWSTHYSNDFLGNLCLDWEKPVIEKLAKDVRTIIFRLGIILSGHGGVLARSLPIFRIGLGGKLGDGKQAFPFIHIDDLINAYVYAISNTKILGVYNLVAPQLTSNFDYTKELGNTVNRPTIFGVPSAVLRFLFKNGANVFLSGQKVLPQRLLNTGFRFKYPKLIQAISSIVNYSSRKS
- the cdaA gene encoding diadenylate cyclase CdaA, with translation MTTAFITLGLFDILDILLVAFLLYQVYMLTRGTVAINIFVGLFLFYLIWLFVTALNMELLSNILGKFIGVGVIALLIVFQQEVRRFLLLVGSRYNISQKFTLDNWFSFEEVGVKEEEVVSIVAACENMSNTKTGALIVITKRTDLFSFAETGQILKARISSSLLESIFFKNSPLHDGALIIANNRIVAARCILPVTDSSNIPGSLGLRHRAAIGMSQATDSHVIIVSEETGNISYIMGGKIKVRITTAELRTFLEGDFSGFIV
- the folP gene encoding dihydropteroate synthase, producing the protein MQNYKTNSFNSDNLSIKCGDKLINFDKPLVMGILNLTPDSFFDGGQYINTDSILKRAKQIVSEGADIIDLGAYSTRPGAVLVQPKEELARMIPAVECIRKEFPEATLSIDTFRADIAAEIVNQFGACIVNDISGGTMDNQMFATIAELQVPYIMMHIKGTPQTMQNNPTYENLMREMIDFFRVRIEKLNKYGVKDVILDPGFGFGKTLDHNYEILGKLPEFKDLDLPLLIGLSRKSMIYRFLGGDPTTSLNGTTALNMMALDGGAHILRVHDVKEAVECVSLHTKIKASLK